The following DNA comes from Pseudomonadota bacterium.
TACGGTCAGTGCGCCTTCAGGACAAACCTCAACACAGGTTTCGCAACCAAGACACTCATCTGCATTGACTGCTTCCGCTTTGTCATCTACAATTTCATAAACGGCTGCGGGGCACGCATCAACACATTCGC
Coding sequences within:
- a CDS encoding 4Fe-4S binding protein is translated as MWQIDIDKDKCVGDGECVDACPAAVYEIVDDKAEAVNADECLGCETCVEVCPEGALTVTEV